TTCTTGTTTGAATTTTTCGGCACTTAAACCCGACATATTGGGATGCCCATAACTATGGTTGCCAACAATATGCCCTTCTGCCACCATGCGGCGCACCAAGTCCGGCTCTTGTTCGAGGTAGTGTCCGACCAAGAAGAATGTGGCAGGTACGCCGTGCTTTTTCAAGGCATCTAAAATTGGCATGGTGTTGCCATTCTCATAACCTGCGTCAAAAGTAAGATACAGCACTTTTTGGCTTGTGTCCCCAAGATAATATGCATCGTATTCTGCTAAAAATTCTGCTGATTCCTGTCCTTTTGGCGGCTGACCTTGCGCGCCAAAGCCCAAGCCCCAGTTGCTCTCCGCTAAGGCTGTATTTGATAACATCAGGCACGCTAAGCCTGCAAAAATCAATCGTTTCATCTTCTCCAACTCCTTGCCTGCCTACTATTTTCAAAAAATGGGCACGGCATACGAGCTAAATGTTGGAATTGAATATTAATATTCTACTTCAAAGCGTCTTTTACCTGTTCTATCCGAATATCAATTAAATTTTTATACACCTCAAAATCCTGGACACTATATTGCCGACCTCTGGTAATGTTGCAGTTACAATTCGTCGCAGAGACGTCCTCACCGGCGATTTTTATTTTAATAGGTCCGTTACATCCATTCCCGATGAAATTGCAGGAGCGGCCGGGCAATTTACACTTGTGAATATCTTGCTTGATCACATCCAGTATTGTTTTTGCCTTATCATATTGCGAAACAACATCCAAAAACGATTCTAATCTGTTTTTGTGTTTGCCATCTTTTATATCAAAACTATACGGAATATCAATAGACGGCGCGCTTGTTAGTTTAGCCACATTGTTACCTCTATAGGTGAAAATCATCCACTTGCTGCTGAATGCTTTGATTTTCACTTTATCGCTTACGGATTTCGCATGTTCATACAGCATTGAAAATCCTTCTCGCTGCGTATCATTGAAGGAGTGTATAATATCATCAAATGTTAGCACGTATTTTTTGTTGAATACCCGAAAATCACATTCAAACATAGGTGTGTTTCGTTTATGTCGAAGTGGCTGCATCCGATATATAGTTTCTAGAAACAGTGGATACTTTCTATTTGTAATTTCCACCATGTCGTTCTCTACAACAAACGAGAAGCCGAACTTTTGGAGTTTTCGATACGCTTTCAATCGCTTTTCCAGTTTCTTAAACTTTCCCGCCGGAATCAACCATCGCTCGCCGCATACAGTGAGCTCCTTACATTTAAGCACAGTATCAAAAAAGCCTTCATAATGACTGAACCACGTTAGGTCATCTTCCTCATATTGCGTGTGATTTACATACATATCTACCATAATCTCGTTATATAGTTCATGCACCTGTAAACATCCGATTTTTAGTTCATCATCCGTAATATCGCGCAACGTTAAATCAAGCGGCAAAATTTTTGTGCCGTGCCGCCAAACTTTCCATTGCAAGCCGTTTTCAAATTGTATTTGATTTTTATTGAACTTCATTTTACATTTCCTCTATAGGGGCGGCAAGAGCCGCCCTTCACTATACCTTAGTTTATATCTCTATCACTTTTAGCTGTGTCACCGTTACGATAGTACCTTCTATCCCACCGATGCGCACCGGTGAACATAGCTCGTAGCTCGGATCTTTAATCTGATCAATATACCCATACTCGACGCCGGCATGGCGCAACTCATCGTTAACCTTGACGAGCATCGCCTCGCGCCCGATAATCCACTCAATATCAATAAATTCATTGCTCGGCAAACTACCTTTTCCCTTGTAAATGCATTCTTTGCTATCGGCGACATCAAGAATGCGTAAATCACCGTTGCTGCAGAAATGCAATACACCAAAATGGAAGAACAGCCGTAAGTCGTTATTCACTTTGACTCGGACTTTAATTTTAGCCGGACCGTTGAACCAGCGCGCGGCATCAATGCCGCCGATGCCGCCTTGACTGCCGTCATTGGAGCAGTGTACCGACACCATGTTATTATCAATTTTGACAATGTCTGCATCAGCTTTGCTGCTCATCGCCGCAAGATCTATATCGTATACCTCCCGTGCTGCTGCCGCCTCGACGCGTGCGACAGCGGCAGCGAGTTTGGCTTGGCGTTTTGCAATTTCGGCATCCATCGCCGCCTCGTCAAATTGCAGCTGCAAAATACGCAGTATCTCATCCATTTCGTCCGCCGCTTGCCGCAAAACGGCAAGGATTTT
This region of Oscillospiraceae bacterium genomic DNA includes:
- the pdaA gene encoding delta-lactam-biosynthetic de-N-acetylase; the protein is MKRLIFAGLACLMLSNTALAESNWGLGFGAQGQPPKGQESAEFLAEYDAYYLGDTSQKVLYLTFDAGYENGNTMPILDALKKHGVPATFFLVGHYLEQEPDLVRRMVAEGHIVGNHSYGHPNMSGLSAEKFKQELESLAGLYKNITGEEMQKIYRPPSGKYCQKSLQMAKDLGYKTVFWSLAYADWDNNKQPSRQQAFDKLLPRTHNGAIVLLHNTSKTNAEILDELLQRWKDNGYTFGRLDEIGV